One window from the genome of Salvia miltiorrhiza cultivar Shanhuang (shh) chromosome 7, IMPLAD_Smil_shh, whole genome shotgun sequence encodes:
- the LOC130994947 gene encoding molybdenum cofactor sulfurase-like — protein MILLYRYGMYNLRVKRCRKSTTCCWRKGCGNFVLCDANLLGETYNLFAFPSECNFSGLRFNLDLVNSIKEGSYQMPGTSPTQSGHWMVLIDAAKGSSTCPPDLSKYKADFVVVSFYKLFGYPTGIGALIARNESMKLLKKTYFSGGTVAASVADIDFYQRRDGVEEYFEDGTVSFLSIASLHHGFKVLNTLTMPAIAWCHGTSSYHQHQ, from the exons ATGATCTTGCTCTACAGATATGGTATGTATAATTTAAGAGTAAAGAGATGTCGAAAGTCAACAACTTGTTGCTGGAGAAAGGGTTGTGGGAATTTTGTATTATGTGATGCAAACTTGCTAG GTGAGACGTACAATTTATTTGCATTTCCATCGGAGTGTAACTTCTCAGGTCTTAGATTCAACCTTGACCTGGTTAATTCCATAAAGGAAGGTTCTTATCAAATGCCCGGAACTTCTCCAACTCAGAG TGGTCACTGGATGGTCCTGATTGATGCAGCAAAAGGAAGTTCAACATGCCCCCCTGATTTGTCAAAATACAAGGCAGACTTTGTTGTGGTCTCATTTTATAAG CTATTTGGCTACCCAACTGGAATTGGAGCTCTTATTGCTCGAAACG aGTCAATGAAGTTATTGAAGAAGACCTATTTCAGCGGAG GCACAGTGGCTGCATCTGTCGCAGATATAGACTTCTACCAAAGAAGAGATGGTGTTGAAGAATACTTTGAGGATGGCACCGTATCTTTTCTGAGCATCGCATCTCTTCATCATGGATTCAAAGTTCTTAACACATTAACCATGCCTGCTATTGCCTGGTGCCATGGAACTTCTTCTTATCACCAACACCAGTAG